Within the Streptomyces sp. NBC_00554 genome, the region CGGGTGATCCGCGACGACGGGACGGTCGCCGAGTTCACCGTGGACGACGTACGGGTCCTCTCCCGCGACCAGTTCGACGCCCAACAGGCCTACGGGACACGGCAGTCGGGCCGCGCGGAGCTGAGGCTCATCACCTGCGGCGGCACCTTCGACGCGACGAGCCGCACCTATACGGCGAACGTGATCGTGTCGGCGTACCTCACCGGAAGCGGACTCTGAGCCCACCGGGGTCACACGGGCGGCGAATTACCTGGCCCGGTCGACGACCGCTCCCCCGGAGCCGCCGACCGGGCTGGTCCTCGACCGCGCGCGCACGGGCTGCGGGAGTAACCCGGCGTCCGGCACGGGAGGTACTGGGACCAATCCGCGAATATCGCGGTCCGGCCAACTGGCCAGGGGCTGGGGCCGTTTGAGGCAACTGTAGAGGGGATCAGCGTTCCGGCCTAGAGGCTGTTTGACGCCAAGTCGACAGCCGGTGTCGCTGCGTAATCCGCGCAGGTGGACCGCGCCTTATCGGGCCGTTTCCGGGCCCCCGCCCAGCTCGTCGCGGTCCACCGACCCCTCGATCACTCCCGTCGCGACCTCGTCGAGCGGCAGCCGGTGCCGGCGCGCGTACTGGCGCAGCGTGAGGAACGCCTGATCGACCCCGGTGCTCCAGCGCTCGGCGAGCATGCCCTTCGCCTGCTCGATGCGTACGCGGCTGGACAGGGCGCCCTGCAACTGCCCCGCCAGGGTGCGGTACTGGTCGTACACCCGGTGGTTCTGCAGCCCGACGGCCGCCGCGTCGGCGAGGACCTGGGCCAGCCGCACACTCCAGTCGTCCTCGGGCGGGTCGGTGTGCTCGGGCAGGGTGGGCACGAAGACGTTGAGCGCGCCGAGCAGGGTCTCCCGGCGGCGCAGCGGGACCGCGAAGGTCGAGGCGATGTCGTGGCGCAGTGCCCGCTCCGTGAAGTCGGGCCAGCGGGAGGCGGCATGGGCGACGCTGATCGCGACTGGCGGGACCGGCCGTCCCGTGCCGTAGCTGTCCAGGCAGGGTCCGCCCTGATGCTGGACGGCCATCAGGTCGAGCGCGATCTCCTGCCGGCGGCTGCTCACCGCGAGGGACACCGCCTGGCCGCCGTCGATCAGCATGACACCGGCGGCCCGCGCACCCAGGATCTCCACGACGTGATCGGACAGGCGCTGCAGATAGTGCTCGGCGTCGAAACTGTCGGACAGCGTGTCCGAGGCCTCAAGAAGGGCCGATGCCAGCAGCGTTTCCCGGGTACTCAGGTGCATGTCCCTACCCCGATTCCGTTGTCCCGCGCCTTCCCGCTCAGCCCGTGCCTACCCGGAGGCCCGGAGCTGTAACAGCT harbors:
- a CDS encoding GAF and ANTAR domain-containing protein; its protein translation is MHLSTRETLLASALLEASDTLSDSFDAEHYLQRLSDHVVEILGARAAGVMLIDGGQAVSLAVSSRRQEIALDLMAVQHQGGPCLDSYGTGRPVPPVAISVAHAASRWPDFTERALRHDIASTFAVPLRRRETLLGALNVFVPTLPEHTDPPEDDWSVRLAQVLADAAAVGLQNHRVYDQYRTLAGQLQGALSSRVRIEQAKGMLAERWSTGVDQAFLTLRQYARRHRLPLDEVATGVIEGSVDRDELGGGPETAR